The following proteins are encoded in a genomic region of Cryptomeria japonica chromosome 11, Sugi_1.0, whole genome shotgun sequence:
- the LOC131063992 gene encoding protein EXORDIUM-like 2 yields the protein MAVLVSEKIIIHLLLTCMVAFSTVDAAARPLFHWRKLSALVEEEPLVLKYHNGPLLTTTPILNLHLIWYGNFTSVQRAIVSDFVQSLGMESGKQGSPSVFTWWKTTEAYRGSAPSQLNQAQPLTRRLGKQKLDEAYSLGKSLKRSDIAVLVKSAIQSGALPQPEKKKSNGEVELYLVLTSEDVMVENFCSSSCGFHGSDRADIEYAYAWVGNSATQCPGQCAWPFHQPIYGPQSPPLLPPNGDVGIDGMIINTAATVAGAVTNPFKSGYFQGDAAAPLEAVSACPGMYGSGAYPSYAGKLLVDEMTGASYNAHGVNGRTFLLPAMWDPTSRSCKTLV from the coding sequence ATGGCTGTTTTAGTTTCTGAAAAGATTATCATTCACTTGCTGTTAACATGTATGGTGGCATTTTCCACAGTGGATGCCGCTGCTCGGCCCCTTTTTCACTGGAGAAAGTTGTCTGCTCTGGTAGAAGAAGAGCCTCTTGTTCTGAAGTACCACAATGGTCCTCTGCTTACCACAACACCCATTCTCAATCTTCATCTCATCTGGTACGGCAATTTCACTTCCGTGCAGCGTGCCATTGTGAGCGATTTTGTGCAGTCATTGGGAATGGAAAGCGGTAAGCAGGGTTCTCCCTCTGTTTTCACCTGGTGGAAGACAACAGAGGCCTACAGAGGCTCTGCCCCTTCCCAATTAAACCAGGCTCAGCCTTTAACCCGAAGGCTTGGGAAGCAGAAGCTGGACGAAGCTTATTCTCTCGGAAAGTCCTTGAAAAGAAGTGATATAGCTGTCCTGGTGAAGAGTGCTATCCAGTCCGGAGCTCTGCCGCAGCCTGAGAAGAAGAAAAGCAATGGCGAGGTAGAGTTGTACTTGGTGCTCACATCTGAGGATGTTATGGTGGAGAACTTCTGCAGTAGCTCCTGCGGATTCCATGGAAGCGACAGAGCAGACATTGAATACGCATATGCGTGGGTGGGGAACTCAGCAACGCAGTGCCCCGGGCAGTGCGCGTGGCCATTTCATCAGCCCATTTACGGCCCGCAGAGCCCTCCTCTGCTGCCCCCCAATGGTGACGTGGGTATTGACGGTATGATCATCAACACTGCGGCGACCGTTGCGGGAGCAGTGACGAATCCATTCAAGTCGGGATACTTCCAGGGAGACGCTGCTGCTCCGTTGGAGGCGGTCTCAGCGTGTCCGGGCATGTATGGAAGTGGGGCTTATCCCAGTTACGCCGGGAAACTGCTGGTGGACGAGATGACAGGTGCCAGTTACAACGCTCACGGCGTCAACGGACGCACGTTCCTTCTACCAGCGATGTGGGATCCCACCTCACGATCCTGCAAGACCTTGGTCTGA
- the LOC131063995 gene encoding protein EXORDIUM-like 2, with protein sequence MAVLRYQRIVMHVMLVCMAALSTVDAAARPLFHWRKLSALVKEEPLVLKYHNGPLLTTTPTLNLHLIWYGNFSSAQRAIVADFVQSLGMESGKQGFPSVFTWWKTTEAYRGSVPSQINQAKPLTRRLGKQKLDEAYSLGKSLKRSDIAVLVKSAMQSRALAPPQKKKSNGEVELYLVLTSGDVMVENFCSSSCGFHGSDKADIEYAYAWVGNSATQCPGQCAWPFHQPIYGPQSPPLLPPNGDVGIDGMIINIAATIVGAVTNPFKSGYFQGDAAAPLEAVSACPGKYGSGAYPGYAGKLLVDETTGASYNAHGVNGRTFLLPAMWDPTSRSCKTLV encoded by the coding sequence ATGGCTGTTCTAAGGTATCAGAGGATTGTGATGCATGTCATGCTAGTATGTATGGCGGCATTGTCCACAGTGGATGCCGCCGCACGGCCCCTTTTTCACTGGAGAAAGCTCTCTGCTCTGGTAAAAGAAGAGCCTCTTGTTCTTAAATACCACAATGGCCCTCTTCTTACCACAACACCCACTCTCAATCTTCATCTCATATGGTACGGCAATTTCTCTTCCGCACAGCGTGCCATTGTAGCCGATTTTGTGCAGTCATTGGGAATGGAAAGCGGCAAGCAGGGTTTTCCCTCTGTTTTCACCTGGTGGAAGACAACAGAGGCCTACAGAGGCTCTGTTCCTTCCCAAATAAACCAAGCTAAACCTTTAACCCGAAGGCTGGGGAAGCAGAAGCTGGACGAAGCTTATTCTCTCGGAAAGTCCTTGAAAAGGAGTGACATTGCCGTCCTGGTGAAGAGTGCTATGCAGTCCAGAGCTCTGGCTCCACCCCAGAAGAAGAAAAGCAATGGCGAGGTGGAGTTGTATTTGGTGCTGACATCTGGGGATGTTATGGTGGAGAACTTCTGCAGTAGCTCTTGCGGATTCCATGGAAGCGACAAAGCAGACATTGAATACGCTTACGCTTGGGTGGGGAACTCAGCAACGCAGTGCCCGGGGCAGTGTGCGTGGCCATTTCATCAGCCAATTTACGGCCCGCAGAGCCCTCCTCTGCTGCCTCCTAATGGCGATGTGGGCATTGACGGTATGATCATCAACATTGCGGCGACGATTGTAGGAGCAGTGACGAATCCGTTTAAGTCAGGATACTTTCAGGGCGATGCCGCTGCTCCGTTGGAAGCGGTCTCAGCGTGTCCGGGCAAGTATGGAAGCGGAGCTTATCCCGGTTATGCTGGGAAACTGTTGGTGGACGAGACGACAGGTGCCAGTTACAACGCTCATGGCGTAAACGGCCGCACGTTCCTTCTACCGGCAATGTGGGATCCCACCTCACGATCCTGCAAGACCTTGGTCTAA